A genomic stretch from Lactococcus sp. S-13 includes:
- a CDS encoding coiled-coil domain-containing protein produces NQKKEDLADLASKFEQQMTNQAQEKANDFLESIADQLNKTLDLKTKQVNDLNQAIIDTHEELQYLKNEVQSVKNAQKNQKFKEVLQDFMLVLGAIIATFGALLLIFAFSSSLYSFGWHNIWTWETFTPHYQDPTAIKVIAIVFKIIFSIAWFMFGVFIMFLPLMAYQKFLQALDYKYKGIAGRLNKFFNK; encoded by the coding sequence AAATCAAAAGAAAGAGGACTTGGCGGACCTAGCCTCTAAATTTGAGCAACAAATGACAAATCAGGCTCAAGAAAAAGCCAACGATTTCCTCGAATCAATCGCTGACCAACTCAATAAAACACTAGACCTTAAAACAAAGCAAGTGAATGACCTCAATCAAGCAATCATTGACACACATGAGGAACTTCAGTATCTAAAAAATGAAGTCCAGTCCGTTAAAAACGCTCAAAAGAACCAAAAATTCAAAGAAGTCTTACAAGATTTTATGTTGGTACTGGGTGCGATAATTGCCACTTTTGGCGCTCTCCTCTTGATTTTTGCCTTTTCATCATCACTATATTCTTTCGGTTGGCATAACATTTGGACGTGGGAAACATTTACACCTCACTATCAAGACCCAACAGCAATTAAAGTCATTGCAATTGTTTTTAAAATCATCTTTTCAATTGCGTGGTTTATGTTCGGTGTTTTTATCATGTTCTTGCCTTTAATGGCTTATCAGAAGTTTCTACAGGCCTTAGATTATAAATACAAAGGAATTGCTGGAAGATTGAATAAATTTTTTAATAAATAG
- a CDS encoding replication initiation protein: MTHEIVQYHNDFNTVPLRGFSEREKRIVMALLHQVKNKDTEIVKIDFDSLRSLTAWNETKSHASKQEFVTYLTGLSKKIGQLQGVLRSENGLRSIVFNLFPTFIIDGEKTNTLTVRINSEFKYLTNLFDMFTAFELEDYNKMSTSYGQELYRLIKQFRTTGFYRVKIEELRHLLSVPEKYSNADMDKRVFSKTTIIDLTNAFPNFKIKQERGKGRGRPIIGYTFTFDKEKTNQYEIDRKKEEQIAQFWKTDEPEPMPTAVSQTEYQNPELRKQKKETEKHSAGFGDLLKGWFKK; this comes from the coding sequence ATGACACACGAAATTGTTCAATATCACAATGATTTTAACACTGTCCCACTTCGCGGTTTTAGCGAAAGAGAAAAACGAATTGTAATGGCTTTACTTCATCAAGTCAAAAATAAAGACACTGAAATTGTCAAAATTGACTTTGATTCTCTTCGTTCTTTAACAGCGTGGAATGAAACAAAATCTCACGCCTCTAAGCAAGAATTTGTTACTTACTTAACTGGATTAAGCAAAAAAATAGGGCAACTTCAAGGCGTATTACGTAGTGAAAATGGCTTACGCAGTATTGTTTTCAATCTTTTTCCCACTTTTATTATTGATGGCGAAAAAACAAATACTCTAACTGTCAGAATCAATAGTGAATTTAAGTACCTTACAAACCTTTTTGATATGTTTACTGCCTTTGAATTGGAAGACTACAATAAAATGTCTACCAGCTATGGACAAGAACTCTATCGATTAATTAAACAGTTTAGGACAACTGGTTTCTATAGAGTAAAAATCGAAGAATTACGTCACCTTTTATCCGTTCCAGAAAAATATTCAAATGCGGACATGGATAAAAGAGTCTTTTCAAAAACAACAATAATAGACCTCACAAACGCTTTCCCAAATTTTAAAATCAAACAAGAACGAGGTAAAGGAAGAGGACGTCCAATTATCGGTTATACCTTCACTTTTGATAAAGAAAAGACCAATCAATACGAGATTGACCGCAAAAAAGAAGAACAAATTGCTCAGTTTTGGAAAACTGACGAGCCTGAACCTATGCCAACTGCAGTGTCACAAACGGAATATCAAAACCCTGAACTACGCAAACAAAAAAAAGAAACAGAAAAGCACAGCGCTGGATTCGGAGACTTGCTAAAAGGATGGTTCAAAAAATAA